From the Pirellulales bacterium genome, one window contains:
- a CDS encoding serine/threonine protein kinase, with translation MQTVRLHTTDKLNDTIDHATSGTGGHVRLSGEAWYGEADRSSSGRFRKLRPHDAGGMGAVWIALDLQLQREVALKELQLRHHGHKSKVDRFLVEGQITGALEHPGVVPVHALGIDENQSPYYAMRLIRGETLRAAIKAFHDDLSSECQMARYDSRFRELLRRFIDVCDTVAYAHSRGVLHRDLKPDNIMLGEFGETYVVDWGLARALGAATDDYSFITGEAVRPVWSDPASATQLGVALGTPGFMSPEQVDGRLAELTPATDVYSLGAILYYILSNQPPVVGSSFLDFKSRVCKGDFPPATKINPRASRALAAIAAKALATSPEERYRSARDLAADIDRWLADEPVSASPPRPVERAARWARKNRTWFLAGTAAMVLVSAVSTIAALAVNRAREKQQELAVSNLALAESEAAARAKADERFLKARETVDTWLSGFSEALQSIPVAGVQSVRIRMLELAAEEYEAFAAEKSDDASLRLEQGRTLARLGSIYRMLGRSADAAARLAEAGELLAAMENDPTVGREAVVARAQALGIAYLVHADQGRAADADASFEAAIAALSNGGPDQIPDIDEQAALATLWTNRGGVLAQAGQYAAAQEAFGRALGLSESLVRLAPQDLSYRSAAATARIGAAQVQLALGDAAGASRNLELAAGFFDAATQLTELDASYLRLVVTANSHLAAAKRRLGDLAGERTAYDRAADAGAQLVRMQPDVPAFRVNLAMIKTDLGQLLMEEFDFAAAEAPLRDTVEIMTPLVDEYPSIPEYREVLAVALDTLAQSLLTAGRAELAATAADQATAELEALVRAFPEVAPYRQRLVVASSTSAQVRWATSDFKGASERFQYAVNELELLLASPDPAVESLRIAAVLRLRRGEMRADSDEAGANEDFAAAAAAWSQLLERSQDPEFCHGAAWFFAVCPAKVHRDPARACDLAGIAVAEAPFNIRYQLTAAVAQAVARRPEAARRTLDNPILSQSPIAPARGFVEAIAAADETNDSVRAAGRMSWDAADAWLATSFPGNRDLRALSRLSASRLEESTTNPSSP, from the coding sequence ATGCAAACCGTACGCCTCCATACGACTGACAAGCTCAACGACACAATCGATCACGCCACGAGCGGGACCGGCGGACACGTCCGTTTGAGCGGGGAAGCCTGGTACGGCGAAGCGGACCGCAGTTCGAGCGGACGGTTTCGAAAGTTGCGACCCCACGACGCCGGCGGAATGGGCGCGGTCTGGATCGCTCTCGACCTGCAATTGCAGCGCGAAGTGGCGCTCAAGGAGCTTCAACTTCGCCACCACGGCCATAAGTCCAAGGTCGATCGGTTCTTGGTCGAAGGTCAGATCACCGGGGCCTTGGAGCATCCCGGAGTCGTCCCGGTGCACGCATTGGGAATTGACGAGAATCAATCGCCGTACTACGCCATGCGCCTCATTCGCGGCGAAACGCTGCGGGCCGCCATCAAGGCTTTTCACGACGATCTGAGTTCCGAATGCCAGATGGCTCGCTACGACTCGCGCTTCCGCGAGTTGTTGCGACGGTTTATCGACGTATGCGATACCGTCGCCTACGCTCACAGCCGGGGAGTGCTGCATCGAGACCTGAAGCCCGACAACATAATGCTGGGCGAATTCGGCGAGACCTACGTCGTCGACTGGGGGTTGGCTCGAGCTCTTGGCGCCGCGACCGACGATTATTCCTTCATCACTGGCGAGGCGGTGCGTCCCGTTTGGAGCGACCCCGCGTCGGCGACTCAACTGGGGGTCGCCCTGGGGACCCCGGGGTTCATGAGTCCGGAACAGGTCGACGGCAGACTTGCCGAACTCACGCCGGCCACCGACGTTTATAGTCTCGGTGCGATTCTGTACTACATCCTCTCGAACCAGCCCCCCGTTGTCGGCTCTTCGTTTTTGGACTTCAAGTCGCGCGTCTGCAAGGGCGATTTCCCGCCCGCGACGAAAATCAATCCGCGTGCCTCGCGAGCGCTCGCGGCCATCGCCGCCAAGGCGCTCGCGACGTCCCCGGAGGAGCGCTATCGATCAGCGCGGGACTTGGCGGCCGACATTGACCGATGGCTAGCCGATGAACCGGTCAGTGCGAGCCCTCCCCGCCCGGTTGAACGAGCCGCGAGATGGGCTCGCAAGAATCGCACGTGGTTTCTGGCCGGAACAGCGGCAATGGTTCTCGTGTCTGCCGTTTCGACAATTGCAGCCCTGGCCGTAAATCGCGCCCGCGAGAAGCAACAAGAACTGGCCGTTTCGAACTTGGCGCTGGCCGAGTCCGAGGCCGCAGCGCGAGCGAAAGCCGACGAACGATTCCTCAAGGCTCGCGAAACCGTCGACACTTGGTTATCGGGATTCAGCGAAGCGCTTCAGTCGATACCTGTCGCCGGCGTCCAGTCGGTGCGCATAAGGATGCTCGAACTCGCCGCTGAAGAGTACGAAGCCTTTGCCGCCGAAAAAAGCGACGACGCTTCACTAAGACTGGAGCAAGGAAGAACTCTTGCGCGACTCGGTTCCATCTATCGGATGTTGGGAAGGTCCGCCGATGCCGCTGCAAGACTTGCCGAAGCTGGCGAGTTGTTGGCCGCGATGGAGAACGATCCGACCGTCGGCCGTGAGGCGGTCGTCGCCCGAGCGCAGGCCTTGGGGATCGCCTACTTAGTCCACGCCGACCAGGGTCGCGCTGCAGACGCGGACGCGAGTTTCGAGGCGGCGATCGCTGCACTCTCGAACGGAGGCCCTGACCAAATTCCAGATATCGACGAGCAAGCCGCTCTGGCGACGCTCTGGACGAATCGCGGCGGCGTCTTGGCCCAAGCTGGGCAGTATGCTGCAGCCCAGGAAGCCTTTGGTCGCGCGCTCGGCCTCAGCGAGTCACTCGTGCGGCTAGCCCCCCAGGACTTGTCGTATCGCTCCGCTGCAGCAACGGCGCGGATCGGGGCGGCGCAAGTCCAACTCGCGTTGGGAGACGCCGCCGGCGCCAGCCGCAACCTCGAGTTGGCGGCCGGCTTCTTCGACGCTGCAACGCAACTCACCGAACTGGACGCGAGCTATCTACGGCTTGTCGTCACCGCTAATTCTCACTTGGCGGCGGCCAAGCGCCGCCTCGGCGACCTAGCCGGAGAGCGGACCGCTTACGATCGCGCCGCCGACGCCGGCGCGCAGTTGGTCCGAATGCAACCGGACGTCCCCGCCTTTCGAGTCAACCTCGCCATGATCAAGACGGACCTGGGACAACTCCTCATGGAAGAGTTTGATTTCGCGGCCGCCGAAGCGCCGCTGCGAGACACTGTCGAAATCATGACTCCCTTGGTCGACGAGTATCCTTCCATTCCGGAATACCGCGAGGTGCTGGCCGTTGCGCTCGATACGTTGGCCCAATCGCTTCTGACCGCGGGGCGAGCCGAACTGGCTGCGACGGCGGCCGATCAGGCGACGGCGGAACTGGAGGCTCTGGTCCGGGCTTTTCCCGAAGTCGCCCCTTATCGGCAAAGGCTGGTTGTCGCCAGTTCCACCTCTGCTCAAGTCCGTTGGGCTACGTCGGATTTCAAAGGCGCCTCCGAGAGGTTCCAGTATGCCGTCAATGAGTTGGAACTCCTCCTCGCCTCGCCCGATCCTGCCGTCGAGTCGCTACGAATTGCCGCTGTACTCCGGTTGCGTCGCGGCGAAATGCGGGCGGACTCCGACGAAGCCGGGGCTAACGAGGATTTTGCCGCAGCCGCTGCCGCTTGGAGCCAGTTGCTGGAACGAAGCCAAGACCCTGAATTCTGCCATGGAGCCGCTTGGTTTTTCGCCGTTTGTCCAGCCAAGGTGCATCGCGATCCTGCCCGGGCTTGCGATCTGGCGGGAATCGCCGTAGCGGAAGCACCGTTTAACATCCGCTACCAATTGACCGCCGCTGTGGCGCAAGCCGTGGCTCGACGACCGGAAGCCGCGCGCCGTACGCTTGACAATCCGATCCTCTCGCAGTCGCCGATCGCCCCGGCCCGTGGATTCGTCGAGGCAATTGCGGCCGCGGACGAGACGAACGATTCGGTCCGCGCGGCTGGTCGCATGAGTTGGGACGCCGCCGACGCTTGGTTGGCAACAAGCTTCCCCGGCAATCGGGATCTTCGCGCCCTAAGCCGCCTTTCGGCCTCGCGACTCGAAGAATCGACAACGAATCCGTCGTCTCCCTGA
- a CDS encoding undecaprenyl/decaprenyl-phosphate alpha-N-acetylglucosaminyl 1-phosphate transferase: MDFATYFTILLAAGALALVATPVVIRVATRLNALDQPDGCRKHQTRAVPLGGGLAIALAAGAVALWAIGQGSASFSPTLTRGLLPAAAVLILVGMIDDFVGLTGIYKLIGQMLAATLLAAGGAQFHSFSLGGADFDLGSLALPFSVFFILGAINAFNLIDGSDGLAGAVGCVVLATVAGIAAAQHAPGAAVVGFALTGALLGFLPYNWAPAKIYLGDTGSMLIGLVVAFVAVDASIKTQAAAALIVPIAGCAIPILDAAAALVRRITTGQSVFAPDRGHLHHALLLRGLSVRQTALAAAGLTAVTCAGAAASYATGHDWPGLVAVALVVVGLATLRVFGHAEAQLVASHARSGWAGLWRRVRRNAVVAADTNHEINIQGRRAWNDLWTALRETAPKHGLCGLRLNINIPRLHESFYGNWRVRDDYSAAADEPWRMVLPLRHGAEPIGKLTILGAPTPTGEHFDPELLALFLEPLSDEIDRIVRELAPTGESVASFMSSVAESGSPASVAAAGASGPATLPAKDPAAVGA, encoded by the coding sequence ATGGATTTTGCCACTTACTTCACGATCCTGCTCGCCGCCGGCGCCCTTGCGCTGGTCGCCACGCCGGTCGTTATTCGCGTCGCGACGCGGTTGAACGCCCTCGACCAGCCGGACGGTTGTCGCAAGCACCAAACCCGCGCCGTCCCCTTGGGGGGCGGGTTGGCGATCGCTCTGGCCGCCGGCGCGGTCGCGCTGTGGGCCATCGGCCAAGGCAGCGCGAGCTTTAGCCCGACGCTCACCCGCGGGCTCCTTCCCGCCGCGGCGGTGTTGATCCTGGTGGGGATGATCGACGACTTCGTCGGGCTCACGGGCATCTACAAATTGATCGGCCAAATGTTGGCGGCCACGCTGCTCGCGGCGGGGGGGGCGCAGTTCCATAGCTTCTCTCTGGGAGGGGCCGACTTCGACCTGGGGAGCCTCGCGCTGCCGTTCTCGGTCTTCTTCATCCTCGGGGCGATCAATGCCTTCAATCTGATCGACGGTTCCGACGGCCTCGCGGGCGCGGTCGGTTGCGTCGTCTTGGCGACCGTCGCCGGAATCGCCGCCGCCCAGCACGCCCCGGGAGCGGCCGTGGTCGGCTTCGCGTTGACGGGGGCCTTGCTGGGTTTCTTGCCCTACAACTGGGCCCCGGCCAAGATCTACCTCGGCGACACCGGCAGCATGCTGATCGGGCTCGTGGTGGCGTTCGTTGCAGTCGACGCCTCGATCAAGACGCAGGCCGCCGCGGCGCTGATCGTGCCGATCGCCGGTTGTGCGATCCCGATCCTCGATGCGGCCGCCGCGTTGGTGCGCCGGATCACGACGGGGCAGAGCGTCTTCGCCCCCGATCGCGGGCACTTGCACCACGCCCTGCTGCTGCGGGGCCTGTCGGTCCGGCAAACCGCGCTGGCGGCCGCGGGGCTGACCGCCGTCACCTGCGCCGGCGCCGCGGCCAGCTACGCGACGGGGCACGACTGGCCGGGATTGGTCGCCGTGGCCTTGGTCGTGGTCGGGCTGGCGACGTTGCGGGTCTTCGGACATGCCGAGGCCCAGTTGGTCGCCTCTCACGCCCGGTCCGGGTGGGCCGGGCTCTGGCGGCGCGTCCGCCGCAACGCCGTGGTCGCCGCCGACACGAACCACGAGATCAACATCCAAGGTCGCCGGGCCTGGAACGATCTGTGGACCGCGCTCCGCGAGACGGCCCCCAAGCATGGCCTCTGCGGCCTGCGGCTGAACATCAACATCCCGCGGCTCCACGAATCGTTCTACGGAAACTGGCGGGTTCGCGACGACTACTCCGCGGCCGCCGACGAACCATGGCGGATGGTTCTTCCGCTGCGGCATGGCGCCGAGCCGATCGGCAAACTCACGATTCTCGGCGCGCCGACGCCGACCGGCGAGCACTTCGATCCGGAACTGCTTGCCCTGTTCTTGGAGCCGCTCAGCGACGAGATCGATCGGATCGTGCGAGAACTGGCGCCGACCGGGGAGTCTGTCGCCTCCTTCATGTCTTCGGTCGCCGAATCCGGATCGCCGGCGTCCGTCGCGGCCGCCGGCGCATCGGGCCCTGCGACGCTCCCCGCCAAAGACCCTGCCGCCGTCGGCGCCTGA
- a CDS encoding BNR-4 repeat-containing protein → MLVRVASFVLCCAVVATAHSAELPDNYAAHAFRVLNDNGAWSWFMDERAIVDRGKLLVGSVRALGELRKDGGRGERDPHGGDIQLDVLDLASGEVEHVVLHPNLEPDDHDGPALLVRPDGRYLAVYTRHGADRTIRTRVSEPGNPLAWGPVVDFETPGETVRFGGDSVTYSNLFRLPDGRTYDFHRGVDHDPNYLVSDDDGSTWRYGGRVLHGRDGYSPYLKYAYDGAGTLHFVVTEDHPRNFDNSLYHGFLRGGKLHRSDGAEVGPLSQSREVAINAWDFTKIFPGDPDRVAWMCDVELDADGRPYTAFSVQRDGRGLPRKQGGFDHRYHYARFDGREWRQYEAAYAGHRLYPGEDDYTGLAALDPRDPNVMYVSTSADPATGVPLKSRADGRRHYELYRGVTSDGGATWSWTPLTANSTVDNLRPIVPKGSDGRTVLVWMRGRYFSNNREWTTKVVAATLE, encoded by the coding sequence ATGCTCGTTCGCGTCGCCTCCTTCGTCTTGTGCTGCGCCGTCGTCGCGACGGCGCACTCCGCGGAACTTCCCGACAACTATGCGGCGCATGCGTTCCGCGTCCTCAACGACAATGGCGCGTGGTCCTGGTTCATGGACGAGCGGGCGATCGTCGATCGGGGGAAACTTCTCGTCGGATCGGTCCGGGCACTGGGCGAATTGCGCAAGGACGGCGGACGCGGGGAGCGAGACCCGCACGGAGGCGACATTCAACTCGACGTGCTCGACCTCGCCTCGGGCGAAGTCGAACACGTCGTCCTCCACCCGAATCTGGAGCCTGACGATCACGACGGTCCGGCCTTGCTGGTCCGACCTGACGGACGCTACTTAGCCGTCTACACGCGGCACGGCGCCGACCGGACGATTCGCACCCGCGTCTCCGAACCGGGCAATCCGCTCGCCTGGGGACCTGTCGTCGACTTCGAAACGCCGGGCGAGACGGTGCGGTTCGGCGGCGACAGCGTCACCTACTCGAATTTGTTCCGGTTGCCGGACGGCCGCACGTACGATTTTCATCGCGGCGTCGATCACGACCCCAACTACCTCGTCTCCGACGACGACGGTTCGACCTGGCGCTACGGCGGGCGAGTGCTGCACGGTCGCGACGGCTACAGCCCGTACCTCAAGTATGCCTACGACGGGGCGGGAACGCTGCATTTCGTCGTCACCGAGGACCACCCGCGAAACTTCGACAATTCTCTGTACCACGGCTTTTTGCGCGGCGGCAAGCTTCATCGTTCCGACGGCGCGGAAGTCGGCCCGCTCAGCCAGTCGCGCGAAGTCGCGATCAACGCGTGGGACTTCACGAAGATCTTCCCAGGCGATCCTGATCGCGTGGCCTGGATGTGCGACGTCGAACTTGACGCCGACGGCCGACCCTACACGGCGTTCTCCGTGCAGCGCGACGGCCGCGGCCTGCCGCGGAAGCAAGGGGGCTTCGATCATCGCTATCACTACGCCCGATTCGACGGCCGGGAGTGGCGGCAGTACGAAGCGGCGTACGCCGGTCACCGGCTTTACCCGGGAGAGGACGACTACACGGGGCTTGCGGCTCTCGATCCCCGCGACCCGAACGTGATGTACGTTTCGACGAGCGCCGACCCGGCGACCGGCGTCCCGCTGAAAAGTCGCGCCGACGGCCGGCGCCACTACGAGTTGTATCGCGGCGTCACTTCAGACGGGGGCGCCACATGGTCATGGACCCCGCTCACAGCGAACTCGACCGTCGACAACTTGCGACCGATCGTTCCCAAAGGAAGCGACGGGCGGACGGTGCTCGTCTGGATGCGCGGGCGTTACTTCAGCAACAATCGCGAGTGGACGACCAAGGTCGTCGCGGCGACGCTGGAATGA
- a CDS encoding TonB-dependent receptor produces the protein MDLDTAVSKLDARLVEQAIVVAGPYSALYGPGRQFIDLQLIATPRFEGGFALGGASTVDYRTNGAQVSGRQALWGGDDVWGFRAGYGHRTGSDYSSGDGSLIPSSYKSRDIDLGLGAQLTPNSSLEGMALRLDQTDVELAGQAFDIDWLKTDGYEIRFIQESPVWADRVDVDGWYNQTSFAGSAQRAGKRAQFPILDRIAFTGNTWVDSLSTGIRAIANWETSVGEVRAGADCRYVKQQLTEITSGTDVFQWIDQNSPIPKSDWVNPGLFLETAVPLADAVQVKAGGRIDYSRTNVLASATDLYGLGVNSALSPLSAQDIWGNGDLTQNDLLGLGYAGLDVELTEEWIAGSSVGYSERAPNLTERYAVETFMFILQNGLNTVTGDPSLDKERAIQTDLRIAKVGEQWRGSATAFYSWVRDYVTYETLSANYFNDVVEQVNYKFVNTDLATLWGCHAQFEYDWNDHLVPFATVKYVQGVDRTRNGSFDTVPSQPGTASTINPHADRGTYVNQRVIGGERESLPNILPLESRIGFRLEDQRAETPWGIELYARVVDRQNRVAASLLESTTPGFTVWDLRTYCRPRDNLQLIAGVENFTDKQYREHLDYRSDNPAALSTFRPGISFYFGADLSY, from the coding sequence ATGGATCTCGACACGGCCGTCAGCAAGCTTGACGCTCGATTGGTCGAGCAGGCGATCGTGGTCGCCGGACCCTATTCGGCGCTGTACGGACCAGGCCGGCAATTCATCGACCTTCAGTTGATCGCCACGCCTCGTTTCGAGGGAGGGTTCGCGCTCGGAGGAGCTTCGACCGTGGATTATCGTACGAACGGAGCCCAGGTCAGCGGTCGCCAAGCGTTGTGGGGAGGTGACGATGTATGGGGCTTTCGAGCCGGCTACGGACACCGCACCGGCTCGGACTACTCAAGCGGCGACGGCTCGCTCATCCCGAGCAGTTACAAGTCGCGCGACATCGATCTGGGCTTGGGAGCGCAACTGACTCCAAACTCTTCGCTGGAAGGTATGGCGCTGCGTCTCGATCAAACGGACGTTGAACTGGCCGGTCAGGCGTTCGACATCGATTGGCTTAAGACTGATGGATATGAGATTCGCTTCATACAAGAATCGCCGGTCTGGGCCGATCGCGTCGACGTCGACGGATGGTACAACCAGACGAGTTTCGCCGGCAGTGCGCAGCGTGCGGGCAAGCGCGCCCAGTTTCCAATTCTCGATCGAATAGCCTTCACGGGCAATACGTGGGTCGACAGTCTGTCGACAGGCATCCGAGCGATTGCCAACTGGGAAACCTCCGTCGGGGAAGTGCGAGCCGGCGCCGACTGCCGATACGTGAAGCAACAACTGACGGAGATCACTTCAGGAACCGACGTGTTCCAGTGGATCGATCAGAATTCGCCGATCCCGAAATCCGATTGGGTGAATCCAGGGCTGTTCCTGGAGACGGCCGTCCCGCTCGCCGATGCCGTGCAAGTCAAGGCCGGCGGCCGGATTGACTATTCCCGGACCAACGTTCTCGCCTCAGCGACGGATCTCTACGGACTGGGGGTCAATTCCGCGCTTTCCCCGCTGTCCGCTCAGGACATCTGGGGTAACGGGGACTTGACCCAAAACGACCTGCTCGGTCTCGGCTACGCAGGCCTCGACGTCGAGTTGACCGAAGAATGGATCGCCGGGAGCAGCGTGGGCTATTCCGAGCGTGCACCCAACTTGACGGAGCGCTACGCGGTAGAAACGTTCATGTTCATCCTGCAAAACGGATTGAACACGGTGACCGGCGATCCTAGCCTCGACAAAGAGCGGGCCATCCAGACCGATCTGCGAATCGCCAAGGTCGGCGAACAATGGCGAGGGTCTGCGACCGCCTTCTACAGTTGGGTGCGCGACTACGTGACCTACGAAACGCTCAGTGCGAACTACTTCAACGACGTCGTCGAGCAGGTGAATTACAAGTTTGTCAACACCGACCTTGCCACGCTATGGGGGTGTCACGCTCAATTCGAGTACGATTGGAACGACCATCTCGTTCCTTTCGCAACCGTCAAGTACGTGCAAGGCGTTGATCGCACACGCAACGGATCCTTTGACACAGTACCCTCTCAGCCTGGGACGGCGAGCACCATCAATCCGCACGCCGATCGCGGAACTTACGTCAATCAACGTGTCATTGGCGGGGAGCGTGAATCGTTGCCGAACATACTCCCCCTGGAGTCCCGCATCGGGTTCCGTCTGGAGGATCAACGCGCCGAGACGCCTTGGGGGATCGAACTCTATGCGCGAGTCGTCGATCGACAGAATCGTGTGGCTGCAAGTCTCCTCGAATCGACGACCCCAGGATTCACAGTCTGGGACCTTCGCACATATTGCCGACCCCGCGACAATTTGCAGCTTATCGCCGGAGTCGAGAACTTTACCGACAAGCAGTATCGCGAGCACCTCGACTATCGCTCCGACAATCCGGCAGCTCTCTCGACTTTCCGGCCCGGCATCAGCTTCTACTTCGGCGCCGACCTGAGCTACTGA